The following is a genomic window from Bombus vancouverensis nearcticus chromosome 15, iyBomVanc1_principal, whole genome shotgun sequence.
acatattacatttttatatttttaatatttcaattcaTATCCTGTCTAAAGCCTCTAACATTATTACACTATTTCCACGTATTACCTAAAATGATAAGATGAATTCATTAATTCAACAGAAATTCATTTGTCACCACAAAAAGAATTCACTAACTTACCACCATTCCAATATTGTTCTTTGTACCATCTTTGCATTCTTCGACACTTTCATCTATAACCATGTTCATAAACGGATCAAAGCCACGTAAAATTCCAATAACGTGCCTTCCTCCATTGAGTTTTACTAATGAAAAGAATACATTTTGAAGAAATAAcatgaataaatataatatacgatATTATGACTCCAATAACAAAATACTGCATGTAAACATAACTGCATTACCAATAATATTTAAGATATACTTATATACTCACACGATAATCTTTTATCCATGTacctaaaaaataaaaataaaattttgtcacGCTTTGTTGCATTTACAATGTACAAGAACTAAAATTCAAATGATCTTAAAAATTAagaaggaaaattaaaatttttataacctTTATACATAACTACTTAGAGATTTATATATTACACATTTATATATTACACTTACTTTTTAAGCTCTGGAGGATGCGCCTTACTCATTTTTAGATTGGTTTTTCTTTTAAAGAATACTAATGATAAATTACTCCCACAATTATGGATATGTACTTCTTCCCGACTTTTGCCTTCCTTCACACTATGATATTAAAATCAGCGGCGTGCCAACTATAGCCAATGCATGCACATTAACATCGTTTTTAGGTTACATGAATTGAGGTACCAACCTTAAAAGAACAATTAAATGCTTTGTTacgttaatttaaataaatatataattattatacattacaGAGTTGAAATGAAGTACAAATAAATTTATGTGAATGAATTCTGGAATATATTTTTTGCTTTGACAAATCCTATCCTGAATCTGAATCAGCTGGATCGATTACTATAATGTACTTAGCAAGACAAACATATTACTTTAAAAAGGAAAATACGTGTGTACGCACATATTGTAGaacgataattttatttttctttttctatactAATACATGAAGTAAATGTgacaatataatatacatttgaCTCAACAAAACAACATAACCATCATTTAATTTCGTCAGTAGATTTTGGTCACTTTTCAAGTCAGAAGTATTcctattatataacgtttattcgtaACGTACATCATACATGCACATGTAATCTCATTATttaacatattatatttttgCAAGGTACTGTCAGTACAAAATATAAGTACAttcatatttataaaagtaCAACGTTTACTTGCCGTCGAAAGACGGAAGAAATAATGTTTCTCTTAAAACATCTCATAAAACATCAGAGCAAGCAAGAATTTCGATAGCGTACTTTGCATTTCAATCTAATCTTAATTATCATTTGTTGACTTTAactttttatctatttattaattttgcCATTTCGATTACTCaaactctttctttttttttactagCTTGTAAACAACTAGCTTGTAAATTATGAAGATATAGAAAAGCACAAATCATCGATTTTTATCGATGACAAGGTAATTAAACGTATGTGACAATTCTTTTAAAAATCTTCTCGAAAAACTTGCCCGCGCGGAAGATCCTAAAACCAGTCTGGTAAAAGCGTCAAATCCTTAATCTTACATACATGTTAATACGTACATCGAGTTAAATTACTGCGTTACAGATAAAGTGTACAATTCGACGCTTTATGCATTTCCAGGTATTGCACAGGGTAGAATACAATATTGTTTAATTAAGATCGTATCGAGCATTTCATTAACTTAGGAAATACCCAGAAATCCTCCATAATAGATACGAGAATTGTAGTGTACTTTATACGTTGGTCAAAACAGATCAGGTACCTCATTAAGTTTCCAATCGACGAATTGTACGTTTTACCATTAATTATCTTACGTCTAATTCTCAAGGAATGGCTTACGATTATCATTGACATACACTTCGAAAACAGACATTTCAAATACCAATCGCCACAACAATGGAGAAAATGTAGCATAACCATCTAATTCCCATAAGCATCAACAAGTGTCATCTTCTATTTA
Proteins encoded in this region:
- the SNRPG gene encoding small nuclear ribonucleoprotein G isoform X2 yields the protein MDKRLSLKLNGGRHVIGILRGFDPFMNMVIDESVEECKDGTKNNIGMVVIRGNSVIMLEALDRI
- the SNRPG gene encoding small nuclear ribonucleoprotein G isoform X1 gives rise to the protein MSKAHPPELKKYMDKRLSLKLNGGRHVIGILRGFDPFMNMVIDESVEECKDGTKNNIGMVVIRGNSVIMLEALDRI